The following coding sequences lie in one Methanothermobacter sp. MT-2 genomic window:
- a CDS encoding putative secreted protein, translating to MGCMKLLGKAEIGFLILLCFLVAFSGCMASNVKLVVNYTGSWNGTITDSSGTRTIEGTGNKTIDLGALTGSLRIIVGKKEPSNETLSISLIRGNEIISTGNTSVSGGQLNDAHISVYLA from the coding sequence TTGGGGTGTATGAAATTGTTGGGGAAAGCTGAAATAGGTTTTTTGATACTTTTATGTTTTTTGGTGGCTTTTTCGGGTTGTATGGCTTCAAATGTGAAGCTGGTTGTGAATTATACTGGTAGTTGGAATGGTACTATAACAGATTCATCTGGAACTCGTACAATTGAGGGTACTGGTAATAAAACGATTGATTTAGGTGCGCTTACTGGCAGTTTAAGAATCATAGTTGGAAAGAAGGAACCTAGCAATGAAACACTAAGTATATCATTAATAAGAGGAAATGAGATCATTAGCACGGGTAATACGTCTGTTTCCGGCGGACAATTAAATGATGCACATATAAGCGTCTATCTAGCTTGA
- a CDS encoding arsenate reductase: MAEAFLRNIYGEYYEVYSAGIEPREINPLTIKVMEEIGINMEGHRPKSISEFQGEKFDIVVSVCEDACPAPPEAEEYIHVKFPDPKGSNIERFREIRDEIRRWIEKELKPK, from the coding sequence ATGGCCGAAGCCTTTCTAAGGAACATTTACGGTGAATATTATGAGGTTTATAGTGCTGGGATTGAACCAAGGGAAATAAACCCCCTCACGATAAAAGTCATGGAAGAAATTGGCATAAACATGGAAGGCCACAGGCCAAAGAGTATCAGTGAATTTCAAGGGGAAAAGTTTGATATTGTGGTAAGTGTATGTGAAGATGCTTGTCCAGCACCTCCGGAGGCTGAAGAATACATTCATGTTAAGTTTCCAGATCCTAAAGGTTCAAATATTGAAAGGTTCCGTGAAATCAGGGACGAAATCAGGAGATGGATCGAAAAGGAACTAAAACCTAAATAG